In Canis lupus dingo isolate Sandy chromosome 12, ASM325472v2, whole genome shotgun sequence, the following proteins share a genomic window:
- the LOC112658722 gene encoding dnaJ homolog subfamily B member 6, with amino-acid sequence FCQIAEAYEVLSDAKKRDIYDRYGKEGLNGGGGGGLHFDTPFEFGFTFRNPDDVFREFFGGRDPFSFDFFEDPFEDFFGSRRGPRGGRNQGTGSFFSAFGGFPSFGGGFSSFDTGFTSFASPGHGGLTSFSSTTFGGSGMGKFKSISTSTKMVNGRKITTKRIVEKGEERVEVEENGQLKSLTINGKEQLLRLDNK; translated from the coding sequence ttttgcCAAATAGCTGAGGCGTATGAGGTGTTATCAGATGCAAAAAAACGGGACATCTATGACAGATACGGCAAAGAAGGACTAaatggtggaggtggaggtggactTCATTTTGACACTCCATTTGAGTTTGGCTTCACATTCCGTAACCCAGATGATGTCTTCAGGGAATTTTTTGGTGGAAGGGACCCGTTTTCCTTTGACTTCTTTGAAGACCCATTTGAGGACTTCTTTGGGAGCCGAAGAGGCCCCCGTGGGGGCAGGAACCAAGGCACGGGGTCGTTCTTCTCCGCCTTCGGTGGATTTCCGTCTTTTGGAGGagggttttcttcttttgatacAGGATTTACTTCCTTCGCATCGCCAGGTCACGGGGGCCTCACTTCGTTCTCTTCCACGACATTTGGTGGTAGTGGGATGGGCAAGTTCAAATCTATATCCACTTCTACTAAAATGGTTAATGGCAGAAAAATCACTACAAAGAGAATTGTAGAGAAAGGTGAAGAAAGAGTAGAAGTTGAAGAGAACGGCCAGTTAAAGTCCTTAACGATAAATGGTAAGGAGCAGCTGCTACGCTTGGATAACAAGTAA